CGTGGGTTATACAAAGGTATTGCACCACAATTGTTGAAAGGAGTATTCGTCCAGGGGTTGTTGTTTACTTTTAAAGATCAATTAgatatattgtttttgtttttgttatcATTGATTAAGAGGAGATCTGgtatcaaaaaataattgagCCATACTTGGAGATATAAAGCTATACAtgaaaatccaaaaaaaaaaaaaaaagaaaataaaggGAAAGGGGTTTCGAGAGTAATAATTAAAGCAAAACTAAAAGTAGACCTTTTGTAGttctttgttgttattattatatttctAAATAGGTTTCAATATAAACAAGTCTTAGATTGTACTGGAAGAGTTACGCATAACCATTATCGTTGTTGATTGTTGCAATGCTATGCTAAGTGTAAGTGAGAATCGGGTCattgtttcaaaaacaatCGATGCAGTAGCCCGCCACAGGAAAAAATATCATCTTGACATGATAAGGGTTTATCAATACAATTAGGGTTATAGCCCTAAACATATTGATTCACACGTGAGCAAAAATGAGATATTTGCCGCGCACGACTTTGAGTACGTACTTACCAATTATAggctgaaaaaaaaaaaaaaacattcaCACAGTAAGGCGATTTTGTTGTATGAGTAGGTGCGCTCGCTCAAAGACATACAAACCATACATTTTCTTAGTCTCCCTCCCAACCTGACTCTCATAGTTcctgtgtgtgtgtgtgttcCCACCAAAAACTTTCCTCGCAGTCTCATATactcaatttttttcttacaaaaattttttttcttttactttttttcaaggattcttctttttacaattcaacaacatcaatcaTGGGTAAAGGTAAACCAAGAGGGCTTAACTCTGCTAGAAAATTAAGAGTTCACAGAAGAAACAACAGATGGGCTGATCAAGCTTATAAAGCTAGATTATTAGGTACCGCTTTCAAATCTTCTCCATTTGGTGGTTCATCTCACGCCAAAGGTATCgttttggaaaaaattgGTATTGAATCTAAACAACCAAACTCTGCTATTAGAAAATGTGTCAGAGTccaattaatcaaaaacGGTAAGAAAGTCACTGCTTTCGTTCCAAACGATGGTTGTTTGAactttgttgatgaaaatgacGAAGTCTTGTTGGCCGGTTTCGGTAGAAGAGGTAAAGCTAAGGGGGATATTCCAGGGGTTAGATTCAAGGTTGTTAAAGTTTCTGGTGTCTCTTTATTGGCTTTatggaaagaaaagaaagaaaaaccaaGATCATAGATTATcccaatatatatatgtatgtgttttttattctttggGGAGttgtataataataatgaaaatataataCGATAAAGTTATAAAGGATTATCATTGATtgtattcttctttttgttgttatcaaattaaagaaaaggaTATTTTCTCAGAAAACGGAGtgtataaatatatttcaatACAATTGCACGTTTTTACTATAGGAACAGTGAGTCTTTGCTTTTGGTTTTCTACTTGAAGTATTGTAGATCAATTTTTCCTCTTACTCTGTATTCGTCTACATCAAAATAGTGTCCAGTTATGTATGTACACATATATTTGGGGGCGGCGGCGGGGGAGAGTTATACAATCTTATACAAACTACATTGCCAAATCTCTACCTTCAATAGATGGGCCACCTTTTTTAGctgcttttcttttcaccGACATTGATGTCAATTTCAGGTTAATTCTCTTGAATCTTTCGTCATTGCTTGCATGTCTAGCTTGTTGTCTCATCAACAAACTCTTGTCAACTTGAGGAGCAATTTTATAAGCGGTAGTTCTTGTACTTGGAATAGCCGCCcttttccttctttctGCATTTTCTTCATATAAGGTCTTTgcttcttttctttttacgCCTCTTGACAACTTATTAGTAAACTTGTTTCTGTTATATTCATGGAATTGTACAGTTCTGTCTTTGTACGAGTCagatttattcaaaatgGGTCTTGTCCAATCACCAATCAATCTATCGACAATTTTCTTCAACAGAGGTTCAGTTCGTTTAGAACGTTGATAAAACACTAACACTTTACCAATGCCAGAAGCAACTAAATGATCAGTCTTTATTGGCAAGGTTTCCAATGCATGGATCAACTCTTTCTGTATTTGATATGCTGGCATCGAAGCATCTGGTAATGGTTCCAACCATAATCTAACTGCTTCtaacaaattattatctaaAATAGGTATGGCCAAATCAGCTCTTGCTAAAATATCAGTCACTTCtcttaataatttcaatttttcagtGGCAATTTGACCTTGGGAATTCTTCTCGACGTCAGAATTGGCAGCTTTAATCATTTGatcttttaaataatcaattttatcatcttGCATTCTTTCAagatcatcttcatcagcttttcttcttcttttattcGTTGATTTTATCGCAGCACTCATTCTTTCTTCCaattcaaatctttttctttgttgtgGGTCCATATTAGCAATGTCGATTTCGTCAGTTTGTTGCTGCGATAATGATGGTCGAGAACCAGATGTCACATTACTATTGTCATTAAAATCGTCCTGTTCATGTTCTTGTGGTCTTGAATTCctaatcaatttcttgcGTACAATATCACCCATTTCTTCTCCATTGGTGACTTTTTCTACCTTTATGGAACTAAGCACATTTTCGTCATTTTCATATGTGAGTTCTTGCTGTTGAGGTTCTTGGTGTTCTGATACTTGTTGTTCTGGTTCCGGTTGTTGAGATTCAGCAACATTGGCTGTTGAAGGATCAATCTCATCGTGAGATAAATTGGTATAATCAGCTAACGGGTCACTCATTTCGGTATTTAACTTGTTATATTGGTCAAAGGATTGTAAagattgataattttgtttgggtttattaattttttttttttccttctcGTTTTTCTGCCTCTTCATAAATATCTGGCAATTCGGTTATTCCTCGCCATGTCTGTGTGATTGACATTCATCAAAGATTGTAACGATATGGGTATGTACTAAGAATAATCAGATATATACATTGTCAAATGATATATCTATAAGTCTTGTCTATATTTAAGATGCTTTTTTACCAGTTTAAGTTGTTTTAAAAGTTTTAGCATAGTTTTGTTGACAAATTTCGTCAAAATTTGGTTTCAAAACTTTTTACAACCTTGActtctatttttttgtctCTAACTATAAGATAAATCCATAAACCTTCCAACACCAAAATAGCTTACTGGACGTATTTTTTCACTGAAGTCTTGTTTTCTCCTTACTCTTATCTACTTGGAGTACTTCTGATACTATGACTTGCAACAGGTCGTGTAAATTGCACTAAGAAGTTTACTTCAGACCTTAGtgtgaattttttttttctctcgTTTTTTCTCGCCCATACAACATCCGCCACGAATCCCAATTCTCTTGTatcattcaaaaataaaacactTTGGGTTGCTTTGAAAATTTCAGCTTGGGTTCATTTCGTCAACCAACACACACCCATACTCACGGAGAAACCAATGTCGCAATACATCGGGAAGACAATTTCTCTTATTTCTAATAAGGGGCTTCGTTATGTTGGTCTTTTAGAGAACATCAATGCAGATGATGCAACTGTTGCTTTGAAGTCAGTAAGATTATTTGGAACTGAAGGTCGTATGGCAGCAATGGGTCAACCTAATTTAGAAGTCCCTCCTGGTGTTGATATATATGATTATGTTGTGTTTAGAGGTTCAGATGTCAAAGATTTGTCAGTTTTAGATACTCCTATTGATGAAGTTAAACCAAACATTTATCGCCCtccaccacaacaaccacaacaacaacaaggaGCAACTACTGGTCAATATTATTCTGGTCCTACATCTACATCTTCTCAGAATGGTACTCCTCAAACTCAAGCTCAAGCTCctgccaccaccacaaccacaactgGATCACAGTCTTATAAACAAGCTAGTTCAAGTGCCCCAACTCAAGCCTCTCCAGCTCAAGCAGCTCCAGCTCAACCAGTTCAAACTTCTGCCCCAGAAGCTTCAACATCATATCAACAACCCACCAAAACTGTAAATGAGGAAGCAGCAACAAAAACTGTCACTAATGATCAACCAGCCGATGCTCAACCAGGTTCAGTTCCCCAACCAACAGCTACCaagcagcaacaacaggCAAGAAAGGGATCAAAGGTGGATATTCCAACTGaggaatttgattttgaacaGGCAAATGCCAAGTTTTCTAAGGAACTAGAACAAGAACGTGAACTTGAACATACTGGATATAATAAAAGCTCATCATTTTTTGATAACATTTCATCGTCAACTGATGAAAGAACAAATATGAGATGGCAcgaagaaagaaatttgaATATGGATACTTTTGGTGAAGCTTCTTTAcaaagaggaagaggaagaggaagaggcAGAGGTGGAAGAGGTAATTGGAGAGGCAGAGGGAACTATCGTGGTagaggtggtggtggtaacTGGAGAGGTGGTAGTAGCAATCGAGGAAGAAACAGTGATTATAATACTAAACCAGAATGGGCATAAAATCTAACCAGCTGAAGGGAAagtaaaacaaaaaaaaaaagaaccaaAACTAGATTATCAAAAacatatataaaaaaaacagataacaaagaaaaagaaagcatTTGTATAACAAATAAtggaatatatataacaataataatgtacattctttatcaaagaaaaagcttaaatataatacaaaaaaaaaaacgtaACACCCCAGAACATACAAAGTACAATTCAGAATAGGGTGTAGAACATTGCTAATAAAAGTACAAAACTCTATATTCTAGAAATACctccaataaataatttcttttcactTTCCTCTTTTTCGTTATCATACCAAAGAAATCCTCCTTTATCTTGTGTCAAAGAATATAAGGGACTATAGATATGGTTGATTATAGTTTTTCTTATCAAATGACcaaatttcttgaaataatttcttttaccggaatgatattgatgacatctgattaaatcattttcaaagaaatgaataatTGGATGATTATGCAATTGTTCAGGAGCCAAAACACTTAATCCAGGGATTCTCGCCATTATTTTTGAACataattctttatcaatttgaacACTTTCCATAAATCCAAACCGTAATATACATTTATAATGGCCAGGAATTTTCATTGGTGCCAACAATATTCTTTCATCGGAATTCACATAAGGAATAGATAACACTCGAATACCTACAAACACAAATTCTGACGGTATGGATGCAAATGAGGTAACCAATTTCCCATATAATTGAGGTAAAGTATTGGGTGAGTTGGTCATGATGGAATCAACATACATAAACCCTAATCCTGGATGTCTAGATAATGGGACCGTACCAAATTTGGTAATAACATCTTCTTTAGAATATGACAAgacttgttgttgctgttgttgctgttgctcATCCTCTAATTGATTTGGTGAAACTGCATTGTGGTTAAGATCGACAGTTACAGACTTTGCTGCGAAGAATGGGAACAAATCACcaattttgattctttgTTCGTATTCTTGATCGACTTTTTTGGATCTGGCCCAACGCCAAAGACAcaaaaaagagaagaatATACCTGCCATCATGAGTGGGAACCAAGCACCATGTGGTACTTTTCTCAAGTTGGCGACCACCATACAAACTTCCAAGGgaacaaaaattaaaaggAATAATAATGGCCAAATAATGTTGGCATTGTAGACATAAAATAAgcaaattattatcaacagTGACGTGACAAGAAAATCCATCGAAATTCCTAATCCATAAGCTGCAGTGACATTATTACTGTTTTTGAATCCCGCAGTTGTACAAATCACCCCAATCATTAATAACCAATTCATTACTGGAATGTAAACCTCACCGCGTTGGTGTGAAGAAAGGTGaacaattttcaatttaggGAAACAATCCaagtttatcaattgtgatgaaatagaaaaaacCAGCAAGATCAATGCTTGTGAAGCAATAATTGTTGCAAGTGTAGCCAAAACAAACATAGTCCAATATATACCTTGACCACCGGGcaatgaaagaaagaatggATTGGAATAGGCTTCTGGATGGCTCAGCAAGTATGCACCTTGTCCAAGATAACATAAAATCAAAGCTggataaacaaaaaatccCATAGTCAATTGTATCGGGAGTCTACCAACCACTGAAACATCACTGAAAAGAGCTTCAGTACCAGTGATGGACAACATTGCTCCTGAAAAGACGTCAATTGATCCTGATTTCAAAAGTTTGATAGCATAAT
This is a stretch of genomic DNA from Candida dubliniensis CD36 chromosome 1, complete sequence. It encodes these proteins:
- a CDS encoding 40S ribosomal protein S23 (Similar to S. cerevisiae RPS23;~Similar to C. albicans RPS23), which codes for MGKGKPRGLNSARKLRVHRRNNRWADQAYKARLLGTAFKSSPFGGSSHAKGIVLEKIGIESKQPNSAIRKCVRVQLIKNGKKVTAFVPNDGCLNFVDENDEVLLAGFGRRGKAKGDIPGVRFKVVKVSGVSLLALWKEKKEKPRS
- a CDS encoding chromatin-associated transcriptional (elongation) factor, putative (Similar to S. cerevisiae IWS1); this translates as MKRQKNEKEKKKINKPKQNYQSLQSFDQYNKLNTEMSDPLADYTNLSHDEIDPSTANVAESQQPEPEQQVSEHQEPQQQELTYENDENVLSSIKVEKVTNGEEMGDIVRKKLIRNSRPQEHEQDDFNDNSNVTSGSRPSLSQQQTDEIDIANMDPQQRKRFELEERMSAAIKSTNKRRRKADEDDLERMQDDKIDYLKDQMIKAANSDVEKNSQGQIATEKLKLLREVTDILARADLAIPILDNNLLEAVRLWLEPLPDASMPAYQIQKELIHALETLPIKTDHLVASGIGKVLVFYQRSKRTEPSLKKIVDRLIGDWTRPILNKSDSYKDRTVQFHEYNRNKFTNKLSRGVKRKEAKTLYEENAERRKRAAIPSTRTTAYKIAPQVDKSLLMRQQARHASNDERFKRINSKLTSMSVKRKAAKKGGPSIEGRDLAM
- a CDS encoding clathrin-mediated transport effector protein, putative (Similar to S. cerevisiae SCD6) → MSQYIGKTISLISNKGLRYVGLLENINADDATVALKSVRLFGTEGRMAAMGQPNLEVPPGVDIYDYVVFRGSDVKDLSVLDTPIDEVKPNIYRPPPQQPQQQQGATTGQYYSGPTSTSSQNGTPQTQAQAPATTTTTTGSQSYKQASSSAPTQASPAQAAPAQPVQTSAPEASTSYQQPTKTVNEEAATKTVTNDQPADAQPGSVPQPTATKQQQQARKGSKVDIPTEEFDFEQANAKFSKELEQERELEHTGYNKSSSFFDNISSSTDERTNMRWHEERNLNMDTFGEASLQRGRGRGRGRGGRGNWRGRGNYRGRGGGGNWRGGSSNRGRNSDYNTKPEWA
- a CDS encoding high-affinity potassium transporter, putative (Similar to C. albicans HAK1), which translates into the protein MVGSSASIRKSQDSVNVDNNSEIDQTELRYFTEVDIDEQPSSNTFDEEEDISSSGNSVIEDEKGASNKQSWRKILMLCFSSLGSIYGDLGTSPLYVLNSIKYSSYPPSKDDIYGAVSIIFYIFTIIVIFKYVLIVLFVGVNCNHGGQVAIFAKIARHLGIGPKGVSLPGAPEASDMQLLTRQDTTTSSIKSTQTRVERIKENPMLLSFLQYFILGACFLGSALVMSDGLLTPTTSVLSAIGGIQVAIPSFSNVLAVSEVILIVLFVAQQFGASKLSFTFAPIIFIWMIGLILCGIYNIVKYNPGIFAALSPYYAIKLLKSGSIDVFSGAMLSITGTEALFSDVSVVGRLPIQLTMGFFVYPALILCYLGQGAYLSSHPEAYSNPFFLSLPGGQGIYWTMFVLATLATIIASQALILSVFSISSQLINLDCFPKLKIVHLSSHQRGEVYIPVMNWLLMIGVICTTAGFKNSNNVTAAYGLGISMDFLVTSSLIIICLFYVYNANIIWPLLFLLIFVPLEVCMVVANLRKVPHGAWFPLMMAGIFFSFLCLWRWARSKKVDQEYEQRIKIGDLFPFFAAKSVTVDLNHNAVSPNQLEDEQQQQQQQQVLSYSKEDVITKFGTVPLSRHPGLGFMYVDSIMTNSPNTLPQLYGKLVTSFASIPSEFVFVGIRVLSIPYVNSDERILLAPMKIPGHYKCILRFGFMESVQIDKELCSKIMARIPGLSVLAPEQLHNHPIIHFFENDLIRCHQYHSGKRNYFKKFGHLIRKTIINHIYSPLYSLTQDKGGFLWYDNEKEESEKKLFIGGISRI